A window of Diospyros lotus cultivar Yz01 chromosome 14, ASM1463336v1, whole genome shotgun sequence contains these coding sequences:
- the LOC127789527 gene encoding heavy metal-associated isoprenylated plant protein 7-like produces MGEEEKKPEEPTKAPEAEKKEAPPAEESKKAPPAPPPPPEPIVLRVYMHCEGCARKVRKCLKGFQGVEDVETDCKNHKVVVKGEKADPLKVLERVQRKSHRQVELLSPIPPPPPPEDAKKPEEKEAPKPEEKKEPPVIVTVVLKVYMHCEACAQEIKKRILRMKGVENVAPDLKGSQVTVKGVFEPASLVDYVYKRTGKQAVIVKQEPEPEKEEEKGKEGKEEKKPDDAGDGEKAAAKKGEDGAKEKKAGDGEQAAAPAAEGGEDAANVVELKKNEFFQNYPQNFQVYPSQPRYELHAYPSPLPYPPQIFSDENPNACSVM; encoded by the exons ATGGGAGAG GAAGAGAAGAAACCGGAGGAACCCACGAAGGCGCCGGAGGCGGAGAAGAAGGAGGCGCCGCCAGCGGAGGAATCCAAGAAAGCACCGCCGgctcctccgccgccgccggaGCCGATAGTTCTTAGAGTCTACATGCATTGCGAGGGCTGCGCCAGGAAGGTCCGGAAATGCCTCAAGGGTTTCCAAG GAGTGGAAGATGTTGAGACTGATTGCAAGAACCATAAGGTTGTGGTGAAGGGCGAAAAGGCAGATCCACTGAAGGTTCTGGAAAGAGTCCAGCGAAAGAGCCACCGTCAGGTGGAGCTGCTCTCTCCGATCcccccgccgccgccgccggaGGACGCCAAGAAGCCGGAGGAGAAGGAAGCTCCAAAGCccgaagagaaaaaagaa CCTCCGGTGATTGTCACAGTAGTTCTCAAAGTTTACATGCATTGTGAAGCTTGTGCTCAAGAAATCAAGAAACGGATTCTTAGAATGAAAG GAGTTGAGAATGTGGCACCGGATCTAAAGGGCTCACAGGTGACCGTTAAAGGCGTCTTCGAGCCGGCGAGTCTGGTGGATTACGTTTACAAGAGGACCGGGAAGCAAGCTGTGATAGTGAAGCAGGAGCCCGAGCCGGAGAAGGAGGAAGAGAAGGGCAAGGaagggaaagaagagaagaaaccGGACGACGCCGGCGACGGAGAGAAGGCGGCGGCCAAGAAGGGGGAAGACGGCGCGAAGGAGAAGAAGGCTGGCGACGGGGAGCAAGCGGCGGCTCCTGCGGCGGAGGGCGGCGAGGACGCGGCGAACGTGGTGGAGTTGAAGAAGAACGAGTTCTTCCAAAATTACCCCCAGAATTTCCAGGTCTACCCCTCCCAGCCGCGATACGAACTGCACGCTTACCCTTCACCGTTGCCTTACCCTCCTCAGATCTTCAGCGACGAGAATCCAAACGCCTGTTCCGTCATGTAA